A stretch of the Vibrio aphrogenes genome encodes the following:
- a CDS encoding bifunctional allantoicase/(S)-ureidoglycine aminohydrolase: MTHKHTYYSPQGGLPPQTQLLSDRAVLTDAYAIIPKGVYSDIVTSFLPFWQGMRMWVIARPLSGFSETFSQYIVEIEPQGGSDRPELDPAAQGVLFVVAGEMDLTIEGKPYHLTEGGYAYLPPECHWTVHNNGEQAVKFHWVRKAYQYVEGLEVPEAFVTNENDIEPIPMPDTDDAWATTRFVDSTDMRHDMHVNIVTFQPGGVIPFDETHVMEHGLYVLEGKAVYHLNQQWVEVEAGDFMWLRAFCPQSCYAGGPGPFRYLLYKDVNRHMPFIRPKN, encoded by the coding sequence ATGACGCATAAACACACTTATTATTCGCCACAAGGCGGCCTTCCTCCGCAGACGCAATTATTGTCAGATCGTGCAGTACTCACTGACGCTTACGCCATTATTCCTAAAGGCGTCTACAGCGACATCGTTACTAGCTTTCTTCCTTTTTGGCAAGGCATGCGCATGTGGGTAATTGCCCGCCCATTAAGTGGTTTTTCTGAAACGTTTTCACAATATATCGTTGAAATTGAACCCCAAGGTGGCTCGGACCGACCAGAGCTCGACCCGGCGGCGCAAGGCGTTCTATTTGTCGTAGCAGGCGAAATGGATCTCACCATTGAAGGTAAGCCTTATCATTTAACCGAAGGGGGTTATGCTTATCTCCCACCAGAATGTCATTGGACCGTGCATAACAACGGTGAACAAGCGGTGAAGTTTCATTGGGTACGTAAAGCCTACCAATACGTTGAAGGTTTAGAAGTACCAGAAGCGTTTGTCACCAATGAAAATGATATTGAGCCAATCCCAATGCCGGACACCGATGATGCTTGGGCAACCACTCGTTTTGTGGATTCCACCGATATGCGTCATGACATGCACGTCAATATTGTGACGTTCCAACCGGGTGGCGTGATCCCATTTGATGAAACTCATGTAATGGAGCACGGTTTGTATGTCCTTGAAGGCAAAGCGGTGTATCACTTGAACCAACAATGGGTTGAAGTGGAAGCCGGCGATTTCATGTGGTTACGCGCTTTCTGCCCACAATCTTGCTACGCAGGCGGCCCAGGCCCATTCCGTTATTTATTATATAAAGACGTCAATCGCCACATGCCGTTTATTCGTCCAAAGAACTGA
- a CDS encoding sensor histidine kinase codes for MALKARTTSIKRNLVNSISVVFAIIIFAIYLFIDLSLDSWVDNQFDKSLLNKANYMKSLVKVSNDRLSFDDAMLSEIQDNDDRHYYQLWFKDHSFKRSASLSPYPDTNLLNVSLPLNTYQFVDVILPNGEEGRAFLSYFLPESEQLSSTHEHPAYLALYQSTHSLERMLVLLDMLLVVTFFLSILVMRYIAIRIVDKGLQPLLVMNDSIKHIDIAQNTTAEIPEPEQKVEEIEPIRKELNAFIKANQLFLQNEQRLTGDIAHELKTPIAEIMSLSEVYIRYPNDERIGQTYKQDMLKIAQRMKTIVDNLLLLQRTSSSMLVIEHNVIDLPQLVEEVIDDLSFKFAKAQARILIEMDVTQVIGDAFSLQTILTNLLDNALFYSPSDSMVRVSVELQSTGLVVAVANQVAVALTDKDMTHLLEPLYQADQSRTSNDRYGLGLSIVNNLCRLNHYQLDVNYEVESRQICFSIQPLKVLETA; via the coding sequence ATGGCGCTCAAAGCACGAACCACTTCGATTAAACGCAATTTAGTCAATTCTATTTCGGTGGTTTTCGCCATCATTATTTTCGCCATTTATTTATTTATCGATCTCAGTTTGGATAGCTGGGTGGATAATCAATTTGATAAATCTCTGCTAAATAAAGCCAACTATATGAAATCTTTAGTTAAGGTTTCAAATGATCGCTTGAGTTTTGATGATGCGATGTTGTCTGAAATACAAGATAACGACGATCGTCACTATTATCAATTATGGTTTAAAGATCATAGTTTTAAACGTTCCGCCTCGTTATCTCCTTACCCTGATACCAATCTATTAAACGTCTCATTACCGTTAAATACGTATCAATTTGTGGATGTGATTTTACCAAATGGGGAAGAAGGCCGAGCTTTTCTTTCCTATTTTTTACCAGAATCTGAGCAACTGTCGAGCACGCATGAGCATCCCGCATATCTGGCTTTATATCAGTCAACTCATTCGTTAGAGCGGATGTTGGTCTTATTAGATATGTTGTTAGTAGTGACCTTTTTTCTTTCAATTTTAGTCATGCGTTATATCGCGATACGTATTGTCGATAAGGGGTTGCAACCATTATTGGTGATGAATGACAGTATCAAACATATCGATATTGCTCAAAATACCACGGCTGAAATTCCTGAGCCGGAGCAGAAGGTTGAAGAAATCGAACCAATACGTAAAGAGCTCAACGCCTTTATTAAAGCCAATCAGTTATTTTTGCAAAATGAACAACGGCTTACTGGAGATATTGCACACGAACTGAAAACGCCGATTGCCGAAATCATGAGTTTGAGTGAGGTGTATATCCGTTACCCAAACGATGAGCGAATTGGTCAAACCTATAAGCAAGATATGCTGAAAATTGCGCAAAGAATGAAGACGATTGTCGATAATTTGTTGCTGTTGCAGCGAACGTCTTCATCGATGCTGGTCATTGAGCACAACGTCATCGATTTGCCGCAATTGGTTGAGGAGGTTATTGACGATCTCTCCTTTAAATTTGCAAAAGCGCAGGCTCGAATTCTAATTGAAATGGATGTTACTCAGGTTATTGGCGATGCTTTCTCCTTACAAACGATACTGACTAATTTACTGGATAATGCGCTTTTTTATAGCCCGAGTGATTCTATGGTACGGGTGTCTGTTGAGCTGCAATCAACCGGTTTAGTTGTTGCGGTTGCCAATCAGGTAGCGGTTGCGTTAACCGACAAGGATATGACGCATTTATTGGAGCCACTGTATCAAGCCGATCAATCTCGAACATCCAATGACCGTTATGGCTTAGGCTTATCGATTGTTAATAATCTTTGTCGTTTGAATCATTATCAACTAGACGTGAATTATGAGGTTGAAAGCCGACAGATTTGCTTTTCAATTCAGCCTTTGAAGGTGCTAGAAACGGCTTAG
- a CDS encoding response regulator transcription factor — protein MKLLIIEDSEALRRSLVVGLNNLGFTLDEAGDGSVGLSMALSHHYDLIILDLMLPNVDGMSILRTLRQQGIQSRVLILSAKTLPQDKIDGLMQGADDYLTKPFSFEELHARILAIMRRGALHQQGNRQTIGGFCLDLETMSFRYQEQEIELTRNEFKIIECLFSAKGRVVNVEMISEAVVGTFDYLSKNTIESHLSSVRKKAKAVGGVLPVKNKRGFGYFVEEVK, from the coding sequence ATGAAATTATTGATCATTGAAGATTCCGAAGCACTACGTCGGAGCCTAGTGGTAGGTTTAAATAATCTTGGGTTTACTCTTGATGAAGCAGGGGATGGCTCGGTTGGCTTGAGTATGGCGTTGAGTCATCATTATGATTTGATTATCTTGGATTTAATGTTACCTAATGTCGATGGCATGAGCATTTTGCGCACACTGCGTCAGCAAGGGATTCAAAGCCGGGTATTGATTTTGTCGGCGAAAACCTTACCACAAGATAAAATTGATGGTCTGATGCAGGGGGCGGATGACTATCTTACCAAGCCCTTTTCATTTGAAGAATTACATGCACGTATTTTAGCGATTATGCGTCGTGGCGCCTTGCATCAACAAGGTAACCGACAAACCATTGGCGGTTTTTGTCTTGATTTGGAGACCATGAGTTTTCGCTATCAAGAACAAGAGATTGAACTGACGCGTAATGAATTTAAAATCATCGAGTGTCTTTTCTCGGCCAAAGGGCGAGTGGTAAATGTTGAAATGATCAGCGAGGCCGTGGTTGGAACCTTCGATTATTTATCTAAAAATACCATTGAGTCACATTTATCCTCTGTGCGTAAAAAAGCCAAGGCCGTCGGTGGAGTATTACCAGTCAAAAATAAGCGGGGTTTTGGTTATTTTGTTGAAGAGGTGAAGTAA
- a CDS encoding diacylglycerol kinase: MNEKVVVKRTGLMRIIFTLKHSFNGLKWMVKHEAAFQQELMLFIPLTVLAFYLDISPMHTMALILSMMFVLFAEMVNTAIEAVVDRVGLEYHTLSGVAKNIGSTLVTLSMIMAAMVWGVIVYPLF, encoded by the coding sequence ATGAATGAGAAAGTCGTAGTTAAACGTACCGGCCTAATGCGAATAATTTTCACCTTAAAGCATAGTTTTAATGGGTTAAAATGGATGGTTAAACATGAAGCAGCGTTCCAGCAAGAACTCATGCTATTCATTCCACTAACGGTCTTGGCGTTTTATCTGGATATTTCACCAATGCACACCATGGCGCTCATTTTGTCTATGATGTTTGTTTTGTTTGCTGAGATGGTGAATACCGCCATTGAAGCAGTTGTGGATCGAGTGGGTTTGGAATACCACACCTTATCCGGGGTGGCGAAAAATATTGGTTCAACTTTAGTGACACTTAGCATGATCATGGCAGCCATGGTTTGGGGTGTGATTGTGTATCCACTATTTTAA